Proteins from one Cydia fagiglandana chromosome 13, ilCydFagi1.1, whole genome shotgun sequence genomic window:
- the LOC134669846 gene encoding uncharacterized protein LOC134669846, translated as MLESALKRFSCDFIRLRLPWTLINLFLCEYTWCAQRTLICCLDWLFATMVRNSAMCCVPNCGKTRLDNVILHKFPCPINEADRFRTWIYSVGGDVLSLDNQFIHKYRKVCHIHFEEKFITRSGRLSAIAVPTLHLKGMATQTASVQIASNFQQPLQDDHGPRAPLINITNQYNAGGDDTSRPSTSGMATQTASLKIASILQEPLQDDHVPRAPLTNITNAAAHDASRPSTSGMATQTASLKIASILQEPLQDDHVPRAPLTNITNAAAHDASRPSTSGMATQTASLKIASILQEPLQDDHVPRAPLTNITNAAAHDASRPSTSVATLVPSGVKYR; from the exons ATGCTTGAAAGTGCTCTGAAACGATTCTCTTGTGATTTTATACGACTACGCTTGCCCTGGACTCTGATAAATCTGTTTTTATGTGAATATACCTGGTGTGCTCAACGGACTCTGATTTGCTGCTTGGATTGGTTATTTGCGACAATGGTTCGAAACAGTGCGATGTGTTGTGTACCTAATTGCGGTAAAACGC gattagATAATGTGATTCTTCACAAATTTCCCTGCCCAATTAATGAGGCTGATCGGTTTCGTACTTGGATTTACTCTGTTGGTGGAGATGTGTTATCTTTGGATAACCAATTTATTCATAAGTACCGAAAAGTGTGTCATATTCACTTTGAGGAAAAATTTATTACTCGAAGCGGAAGACTCAGCGCTATTGCAGTTCCAACACTGCATTTAAAAG gAATGGCTACGCAAACCGCATCGGTGCAAATTGCAAGCAATTTCCAACAACCATTGCAAGATGATCATGGACCCCGAGCCCCACTGATCAACATCACGAATCAGTACAATGCGGGTGGTGATGACACTTCTCGGCCCTCAACTTCAG GAATGGCTACGCAAACGGCATCGCTGAAAATTGCAAGTATTTTACAAGAACCATTGCAAGATGATCATGTACCCCGAGCCCCATTGACCAACATCACAAATGCGGCTGCTCACGACGCTTCTCGGCCCTCAACTTCAG GAATGGCTACGCAAACGGCATCGCTGAAAATTGCAAGTATTTTACAAGAACCATTGCAAGATGATCATGTACCCCGAGCCCCATTGACCAACATCACAAATGCGGCTGCTCACGACGCTTCTCGGCCCTCAACTTCAG GAATGGCTACGCAAACGGCATCGCTGAAAATTGCAAGTATTTTACAAGAACCATTGCAAGATGATCATGTACCCCGAGCCCCATTGACCAACATCACAAATGCGGCTGCTCACGACGCTTCTCGGCCCTCAACTTCAG TAGCGACACTCGTGCCATCTGGTGTCAAATACCGGTAG